From the genome of Chania multitudinisentens RB-25, one region includes:
- a CDS encoding N-acetylmuramic acid 6-phosphate etherase, producing the protein MDLLSFTISQEQSAETACLSDLPLRDMLALLNEHDARVPQAIRAVLPEVEEAVRLIVAQMCRGGLLFYIGAGTSGRLGVLDSAECPPTFGIDPNLVQAVIAGGVDAMLCAVENVEDDGAAAVAELCRRGLRPEDVVVGIAASGRTPFVIAALDYARKIGAKTIALTTRGPGVISEGADVAIAPDVGAEALSGSTRMKSGSAQKMLLGMLSTAVMTQLGKVHGNFMIDVKASNEKLYRRAEYMVARICGIDEEMACDLLGSVDYIVRAAVLCNRLNLAPEAAREMAAQPFVALKDQLIGGAARDK; encoded by the coding sequence ATGGATCTGTTATCTTTCACCATTTCCCAGGAACAGAGCGCTGAAACCGCCTGTCTGTCGGATCTGCCGCTACGGGATATGCTCGCGCTACTTAACGAACATGACGCCCGCGTTCCGCAGGCGATCCGGGCAGTTCTACCTGAGGTAGAAGAGGCAGTACGGCTGATCGTTGCGCAGATGTGCCGCGGTGGTCTGCTGTTTTACATCGGAGCCGGAACCAGCGGGCGTCTGGGCGTACTGGACTCCGCTGAATGCCCACCGACCTTCGGCATTGACCCGAATCTGGTGCAGGCGGTGATCGCCGGTGGAGTGGATGCGATGCTGTGTGCGGTGGAAAACGTGGAGGATGACGGGGCGGCGGCCGTGGCGGAACTGTGTCGTCGGGGTCTGAGGCCAGAGGATGTGGTGGTGGGCATTGCTGCCAGCGGGCGTACGCCGTTTGTCATTGCTGCACTTGATTATGCCCGGAAAATCGGTGCGAAAACCATCGCCCTGACCACCCGTGGACCCGGCGTGATTTCTGAGGGGGCGGATGTTGCTATCGCGCCTGATGTGGGGGCTGAAGCGCTTTCCGGCTCCACCCGCATGAAAAGCGGCTCGGCACAAAAAATGTTGCTGGGGATGCTCAGTACCGCCGTGATGACTCAGCTTGGTAAGGTACACGGCAATTTTATGATTGACGTGAAGGCATCGAACGAAAAACTGTACCGTCGTGCGGAGTATATGGTGGCCCGGATTTGCGGCATTGATGAAGAGATGGCCTGTGACCTGCTGGGGTCGGTGGATTACATCGTACGTGCGGCGGTGCTGTGCAACAGGTTAAACCTCGCGCCAGAAGCCGCGCGGGAAATGGCCGCACAGCCTTTCGTCGCGTTGAAGGATCAACTAATCGGAGGAGCCGCCCGTGACAAGTAA
- a CDS encoding PTS transporter subunit EIIC: MTSKIEHLERIADAIEENIGGFGNVTTLINCMTRVRIVLRDRSQFNHEALRKVEGVKGVVDAGEQYQVIVGAGTAAKVAGVLNKRMQGAGNGASSAAVDEAPKPFSVRRSLNTLAAIFVPTIPALIGCGLVLGLVNMVKLISPEFAASHQDLFLLLTVIGKAVFTVLAVMIGMNTAKELQASPAIGAVMAAVLAAPDLASIKLFGFSLMPGGGGIFAVLLVCVFAAKFELWFRRHCKESLDLILTPTVTILVSSLAALLILQPAAHAVNLWLGNLVSLALLNHSAGSVVVGAVLGGSFLFLLLTGLHQGLIPIHAQILETFGLNYLFPILSMGGMGQVGAAAYVYLKTRNPRLKKTVAGALPVGILGVGEPLLFGVSLPLGKPFIAGCIGGAAGGAVIAACKVGIIIPFGTAGLSLLPLVGPGQILAFLLAVLCAWCVGFIAAMILGFTDPLEQ; encoded by the coding sequence GTGACAAGTAAAATCGAACATCTGGAGCGGATCGCCGACGCCATCGAGGAAAATATTGGTGGTTTTGGCAATGTCACCACGCTGATCAACTGCATGACCCGGGTGCGTATTGTGCTCCGGGATCGGAGCCAGTTTAATCACGAAGCCTTGCGCAAGGTGGAAGGCGTCAAAGGCGTGGTGGATGCGGGGGAACAATATCAGGTGATTGTCGGTGCCGGTACTGCCGCCAAAGTGGCGGGTGTATTGAATAAACGTATGCAGGGCGCGGGCAACGGCGCGTCATCAGCGGCGGTGGATGAGGCACCTAAACCGTTTTCGGTACGCCGCTCGCTAAATACCCTGGCCGCTATTTTCGTGCCAACGATCCCGGCTCTGATCGGTTGTGGTCTGGTGCTTGGCCTGGTGAACATGGTGAAACTGATTTCACCGGAATTTGCCGCCAGTCACCAGGATTTATTCCTCCTGCTTACGGTGATCGGTAAAGCGGTCTTCACCGTGCTGGCCGTGATGATTGGCATGAATACCGCGAAAGAGCTACAGGCCTCGCCTGCCATCGGCGCGGTTATGGCCGCGGTACTGGCCGCTCCGGATCTCGCCAGCATAAAACTGTTTGGCTTCTCTTTAATGCCGGGGGGAGGAGGGATTTTCGCTGTTCTGCTGGTGTGTGTGTTCGCCGCAAAGTTCGAGTTGTGGTTCCGGCGCCACTGTAAAGAGAGCCTGGACCTGATTTTAACGCCGACGGTGACTATTCTGGTGTCGTCTCTGGCAGCGTTGCTGATCCTCCAGCCGGCTGCTCACGCAGTTAATTTATGGCTGGGTAATCTGGTGTCACTGGCACTGTTGAACCATTCAGCCGGTTCGGTCGTGGTTGGCGCGGTGCTCGGCGGCAGCTTTCTGTTTCTGTTGCTGACCGGGCTACACCAGGGGCTGATCCCCATTCATGCACAAATCCTTGAGACTTTCGGCCTTAACTACCTGTTCCCTATCCTGTCAATGGGGGGGATGGGCCAGGTGGGTGCGGCTGCTTATGTGTATCTGAAAACCAGGAACCCGCGCCTGAAAAAAACGGTTGCTGGCGCGTTGCCGGTGGGGATCCTCGGTGTTGGCGAACCGCTGCTGTTCGGCGTGTCGTTGCCGCTGGGGAAGCCGTTTATCGCTGGCTGTATCGGCGGTGCGGCGGGTGGTGCGGTGATTGCGGCCTGTAAAGTCGGTATTATCATCCCGTTCGGCACGGCTGGGCTGTCGCTGCTGCCATTGGTGGGACCCGGGCAGATCCTGGCATTTCTGCTGGCGGTACTCTGCGCCTGGTGTGTGGGTTTTATCGCGGCAATGATCCTCGGGTTTACCGACCCGTTGGAACAGTGA
- a CDS encoding carbohydrate-binding family 9-like protein, whose translation MMICKLCIGSVLLLTAGFCSAKTYEIKYTDQIHSLQEATQDAVWTQANQLTDFSFPWDKEKVPETKFRALWTQQAIYFRFDAEDSDIQVGEHEDKDEAVLASDRVELFFSTGKALTPYYTAEMDSRGRIFDAHANYYRQVDPTWNWRTLKTIATPIANGYRVVGKVDIAELDQLKLWQDDAHKTLMCAILRGEFSADGHGGQKRQWISWITPDSVKPDFHIPSAFGTCHLVKN comes from the coding sequence ATGATGATATGTAAACTCTGCATCGGCTCGGTATTGCTGCTGACGGCAGGCTTCTGCTCCGCGAAAACCTACGAGATAAAGTATACCGACCAGATCCACTCTTTGCAGGAGGCTACGCAGGATGCCGTGTGGACACAGGCTAATCAACTGACTGATTTTAGCTTCCCTTGGGATAAAGAAAAGGTGCCGGAAACGAAATTCCGTGCACTGTGGACGCAGCAGGCTATTTACTTCCGCTTCGATGCTGAAGACAGTGATATCCAGGTCGGCGAACACGAGGATAAGGATGAGGCCGTGCTGGCTTCCGATCGCGTCGAGTTGTTTTTCTCTACAGGTAAGGCGTTAACGCCTTACTATACGGCTGAAATGGACTCCCGTGGGCGGATATTCGACGCCCACGCTAACTATTATCGTCAGGTTGATCCCACCTGGAACTGGCGGACGCTGAAAACCATTGCTACGCCGATAGCCAACGGTTACCGGGTGGTAGGAAAAGTGGATATCGCCGAGCTGGATCAGCTTAAGCTTTGGCAAGACGACGCACATAAAACGCTGATGTGCGCCATTCTTCGTGGTGAGTTCAGCGCTGACGGTCACGGTGGGCAAAAGAGGCAGTGGATCAGCTGGATCACGCCGGATTCTGTGAAGCCTGACTTTCATATCCCCTCCGCGTTCGGCACCTGTCATCTTGTGAAGAACTGA
- a CDS encoding acyl-homoserine-lactone synthase, with amino-acid sequence MIEFFDLSYDSLSKKRSGELFSLRKITFKDRLNWRVSCEKNMEFDVYDNKNTTYLLGVYKDVIICSLRFIETKFPNMIIDTFKPYFKELSLPKGNYIEASRLFIDKERIKGFHLQEHPISSILFLSMVNYAKSLCYQGIYAIVSHPMLIIFQRSGWQVSVVEKGFSEKRQNIYLIHMPVDEHNQHILIKRINKKSPFLNRNLNVWPLSFSTRKNRSDELQFDPEPYGMFSIGNT; translated from the coding sequence ATGATAGAGTTTTTTGATTTAAGTTATGACTCATTGTCAAAGAAAAGGTCGGGAGAGTTATTTTCTCTTAGGAAAATAACATTTAAAGACCGTCTCAACTGGAGAGTGAGTTGTGAAAAAAACATGGAATTTGATGTCTATGACAATAAGAATACTACATATCTTCTCGGTGTCTATAAGGATGTTATAATTTGCAGTTTACGATTTATAGAAACAAAGTTTCCTAATATGATAATAGATACCTTTAAACCTTATTTTAAAGAATTAAGCTTACCGAAAGGAAACTACATTGAGGCCAGTCGTTTATTTATTGATAAAGAGCGAATAAAGGGGTTTCATCTGCAAGAACATCCTATCAGTTCAATCCTTTTTTTATCTATGGTTAATTATGCCAAAAGTTTGTGTTATCAAGGTATTTATGCGATTGTCAGCCATCCGATGTTGATTATTTTCCAACGTTCAGGGTGGCAAGTCTCTGTTGTTGAAAAGGGGTTTTCAGAGAAGCGTCAGAATATTTATCTGATTCATATGCCTGTGGATGAGCATAATCAGCATATATTAATAAAACGCATCAACAAAAAATCTCCCTTTCTGAATAGAAACTTAAATGTTTGGCCATTATCATTCAGCACTAGAAAAAACCGGTCTGATGAGCTTCAATTCGACCCCGAGCCTTATGGCATGTTTAGCATTGGTAACACCTAG
- a CDS encoding MurR/RpiR family transcriptional regulator, with protein METIISKIMALANAKSANDQRISRFIIEHRFDLSSLSATKMGQALGISDSSVIRYAKALGCSGFPDFKLRLAAARVQETPARHEVYEGIDASDSTRQIVEKSKQLFANKIEQSLALIDPLVIDTCARVLIDGRKIVLTGIGASALIALDINRKLIRSGLNVQFNCDYHTQLVQASLLQPGDVLMAISARGETDEVVEGIQLAREGGAQTIAITRYGKNKVSQLVDYVIPYSYTEVHEKLGMVTPQLLQMIAFNVLFFKINALVSPESMSKALRTVWQRRQQGGAS; from the coding sequence ATGGAAACCATCATCAGCAAAATCATGGCGTTGGCGAATGCCAAAAGCGCCAACGACCAGCGGATCTCGAGGTTTATTATCGAACACCGCTTCGACCTCTCGTCCCTGAGCGCCACTAAAATGGGACAGGCGCTGGGCATCAGCGATTCGTCTGTCATCCGCTATGCAAAAGCGTTGGGTTGTAGCGGTTTTCCTGACTTTAAGCTGCGGCTGGCGGCGGCCAGGGTGCAGGAAACCCCCGCCCGCCATGAAGTTTACGAAGGCATTGACGCCAGTGATAGCACGCGCCAGATAGTCGAGAAGTCCAAACAGCTGTTTGCCAATAAAATTGAACAGTCCCTGGCTCTTATCGATCCGCTCGTTATCGACACCTGCGCCAGGGTGCTGATCGATGGGCGTAAAATCGTGCTGACGGGCATCGGTGCCTCAGCGCTGATTGCGCTGGATATTAACCGTAAGCTGATCCGCAGTGGGCTGAATGTGCAGTTTAACTGTGATTACCATACCCAACTGGTGCAGGCCTCATTGTTGCAACCGGGCGACGTGCTTATGGCGATCTCGGCGCGCGGCGAAACCGATGAGGTCGTTGAGGGGATCCAACTGGCCCGTGAGGGCGGTGCGCAAACCATCGCCATTACCCGTTACGGAAAAAACAAGGTCAGCCAACTGGTGGATTACGTCATTCCCTACAGCTATACCGAGGTGCACGAGAAACTCGGTATGGTGACGCCGCAGCTTCTGCAAATGATCGCTTTTAATGTTCTGTTCTTTAAAATCAACGCACTTGTCTCTCCCGAGAGCATGTCCAAAGCGCTACGCACGGTATGGCAGCGCAGGCAACAGGGGGGCGCCTCATGA
- a CDS encoding DUF202 domain-containing protein: MPIRDVGLQKERTQLAWGRSALGVTTLLLLLIKLGIFSSFQLIGAVLVLRVLLGSIAARKNELASTDKAVNRRTVMRHLSVSLTVMLAGVWFLLS; encoded by the coding sequence ATGCCTATTCGCGATGTCGGTTTGCAAAAAGAACGAACCCAGCTTGCCTGGGGGCGCAGCGCGCTGGGGGTGACTACCCTGCTGCTGCTGCTGATTAAGCTCGGTATTTTCTCTTCGTTTCAACTGATAGGGGCGGTACTGGTGCTCAGGGTGTTACTGGGCAGTATAGCCGCCCGTAAAAACGAATTGGCCAGTACAGACAAGGCTGTTAACCGAAGAACGGTGATGCGCCATTTGAGTGTGTCACTGACGGTGATGTTGGCCGGCGTCTGGTTTTTACTGAGCTGA
- a CDS encoding YidH family protein encodes MKMGKDPDYRFSLANERTFLAWIRTALAFLASAVGVDLLLREHPVGAMRHGQWLVITLALVAILTGGWAFLRWYQNEKAMRLEAPFRYSHSLSLLTCVMFGLGALVIALVL; translated from the coding sequence ATGAAAATGGGCAAAGATCCTGACTATCGTTTTTCGCTCGCCAACGAACGCACCTTTCTGGCGTGGATACGTACCGCACTGGCATTCCTGGCGAGCGCGGTCGGGGTGGATTTGCTGCTGCGTGAGCATCCTGTGGGGGCAATGCGCCATGGTCAGTGGCTGGTTATTACGCTGGCGTTGGTGGCGATCCTGACTGGCGGCTGGGCTTTTTTGCGCTGGTATCAGAACGAGAAGGCGATGCGCCTGGAGGCCCCGTTTCGCTACAGCCACAGCCTGAGCCTGCTGACCTGTGTCATGTTCGGACTGGGGGCGCTGGTTATCGCTCTGGTGCTGTGA
- a CDS encoding helix-turn-helix transcriptional regulator, producing MSNSFFNNSTINTSIKNYLEKNLKAFNNIKYAYAIMNKKNPTNFAIISNRTEWFEFYTKNNYQFIDPVLITASCRITPFPWDENIMISSGLKMPKIFDMAKDYNVINGYTFVLHDHNHNLVVLSMIMDESCDDDIETLIIEKKNDLQMLLLTAHEKLITLYQEFNNTNHFEKTNPKELFSKRENEILYWASMGKSYQEIALILGIKLTTVKYHVGNAIKKLGVTNAKHAIRLGVELKLIRPVFSSAE from the coding sequence GATCAATACATCCATTAAAAACTATTTGGAGAAAAATCTAAAGGCGTTTAATAATATTAAATATGCCTATGCGATAATGAACAAAAAAAATCCAACTAATTTTGCCATCATCTCCAATAGAACAGAATGGTTTGAGTTTTACACTAAAAATAATTATCAATTCATAGATCCCGTCCTTATTACCGCATCGTGCCGTATTACCCCCTTCCCCTGGGATGAGAATATCATGATCAGCTCAGGATTAAAAATGCCGAAAATATTTGATATGGCCAAAGACTATAACGTCATCAATGGGTATACTTTTGTACTGCACGACCATAATCATAACTTGGTTGTTCTATCTATGATAATGGATGAGTCTTGCGATGACGATATCGAAACATTGATAATAGAAAAGAAAAATGACCTACAAATGTTATTATTAACAGCACATGAGAAATTGATAACACTGTATCAAGAATTTAATAACACAAATCATTTTGAAAAAACAAACCCAAAGGAGTTATTCTCCAAACGTGAAAATGAAATACTTTACTGGGCAAGCATGGGAAAATCCTATCAAGAAATCGCCCTTATCTTAGGGATAAAGCTCACCACAGTAAAATACCATGTGGGTAATGCCATTAAAAAACTAGGTGTTACCAATGCTAAACATGCCATAAGGCTCGGGGTCGAATTGAAGCTCATCAGACCGGTTTTTTCTAGTGCTGAATGA